In Psychrobacter sp. JCM 18902, a single window of DNA contains:
- a CDS encoding transposase family protein, with the protein MFLLIQASLNCLKSCLVESMTILIGQSSSSMPLKPQLSVQKNQREYYSGKKKQHTLKAQVIVHWKTGLILDIQTSKGSVHDFKLYKDTCPDWLPCDTKLLADSGYQGIAKLHEQSFTPFKKPRGGQLLALCKQANHYLAKFRIMVEHKIGLIKLFKIVAHKYRNRRQRYDLRMKLFASVVNLELGL; encoded by the coding sequence ATGTTCTTATTGATTCAGGCAAGTTTGAACTGCCTAAAAAGCTGCCTAGTAGAGTCGATGACGATATTAATTGGACAGTCGTCATCGTCGATGCCACTGAAACCCCAATTGAGCGTCCAAAAAAACCAAAGAGAGTACTACAGCGGCAAGAAGAAACAACACACCTTAAAAGCGCAAGTGATCGTCCACTGGAAAACAGGCTTAATATTAGATATTCAAACGTCCAAAGGGTCAGTGCACGATTTTAAGCTGTATAAAGATACTTGTCCTGACTGGCTTCCTTGTGACACTAAACTATTAGCCGATAGTGGCTATCAGGGTATTGCAAAGTTACATGAACAAAGCTTCACCCCCTTTAAAAAGCCACGTGGTGGTCAGCTGTTAGCGCTCTGCAAACAAGCCAATCACTATCTGGCTAAGTTTCGTATTATGGTTGAGCACAAAATAGGCTTAATCAAGTTGTTCAAAATCGTGGCTCATAAGTATCGCAACCGTCGTCAGCGTTATGATCTTAGAATGAAGCTATTCGCCAGTGTTGTTAATTTAGAGCTTGGTTTGTGA
- a CDS encoding ABC1 kinase family protein, translated as MKIHRPHLLKHTFNVMNRVRQTASVAGLSALRVAKGEKPDATLLKETFEQLGTTYIKIGQFIASTPSLFPREYVKAFQSCLDQTTPLSYAYIEQVLKEELAVDGMTLADKFAHIDSKPLASASIAQVHAARLHNGDEVVLKVQKPDVETIMQTDLGVLHGVTKLLEILMPSMKFASIAPIIDEIRLRMLAETDFIAEAQNIRDFQQFLAVSGNTRVVAPKVYEELTTKRVLTMSRLYGVSMVDESLMRQYCADPAQVMADTLNTWFASLMLCNSFHADLHAGNLMLLTDGRIGFLDFGIVGKLKAESWRACIGMMQAMQDSDYQAMARHMIDMEMTHGGNKVDVVALGNDLQRMMKTIMAEDKSFTSGVPFNSRPLAKVAKRFNIRNTSTTG; from the coding sequence ATGAAAATTCATCGTCCGCATTTATTAAAGCATACCTTCAATGTCATGAACCGTGTTCGCCAAACAGCCAGCGTGGCAGGTTTATCTGCGTTGAGAGTGGCAAAAGGTGAAAAGCCTGATGCCACATTATTAAAAGAAACGTTTGAGCAGTTGGGCACGACTTATATCAAGATTGGTCAGTTTATCGCTAGTACGCCGTCACTGTTTCCACGCGAATATGTAAAAGCTTTTCAGAGCTGTTTGGATCAAACCACGCCATTGTCCTATGCTTATATCGAGCAGGTATTGAAAGAAGAGTTGGCGGTTGATGGTATGACGCTCGCTGATAAGTTCGCCCATATCGACTCAAAGCCACTAGCGTCAGCCTCTATTGCGCAAGTGCATGCGGCACGGTTGCATAATGGCGATGAAGTCGTATTAAAGGTGCAAAAGCCTGACGTCGAGACCATTATGCAAACGGATTTGGGCGTATTGCATGGGGTGACTAAGTTACTTGAGATTCTGATGCCGTCGATGAAGTTTGCCAGTATTGCGCCGATTATCGATGAGATCCGCCTGCGTATGCTTGCCGAGACGGACTTTATCGCTGAGGCACAAAACATCCGCGATTTTCAGCAGTTCTTAGCCGTATCAGGTAATACACGCGTGGTAGCACCCAAAGTATATGAAGAGCTGACGACCAAGCGTGTACTAACCATGAGCCGCTTGTACGGCGTCTCTATGGTCGATGAGTCGCTCATGCGTCAGTATTGTGCTGATCCTGCGCAAGTCATGGCGGATACCTTGAATACGTGGTTTGCCAGTCTCATGCTGTGCAACAGTTTCCATGCTGACCTGCATGCGGGCAATTTGATGCTATTAACCGATGGTCGTATTGGCTTCTTGGATTTTGGTATTGTCGGTAAGCTAAAAGCTGAAAGCTGGCGTGCGTGCATAGGTATGATGCAAGCCATGCAGGACAGTGACTATCAAGCGATGGCGCGCCATATGATTGATATGGAAATGACCCATGGTGGCAATAAAGTCGATGTAGTGGCATTGGGTAATGATTTGCAGCGTATGATGAAGACTATTATGGCGGAGGACAAATCCTTTACCAGTGGTGTGCCTTTTAATAGTAGACCTCTTGCAAAAGTAGCAAAGAGATTTAATATAAGAAACACATCCACAACTGGCTAG
- a CDS encoding HesA/MoeB/ThiF family protein: MAHTSDEGQLLDEELLRYARQILLDGWDIDAQLRLKSARVVMIGAGGLGCPASETLVRAGLGHIHLIDNDVIEASNLQRQTLFLPEDIGKPKALTAAQMLERINPLITASGTVARLSEDNAYELLDMATGKPDLLLDCTDNFATRDVINRISVRYKIPLLSASAIAMQGQLALFEPQLNTGCYHCVFGSVVLDAAADERTCANSGVLASTTAIMGNLQANAALQYLGLTKNPLTNKLLLWDGSQMQQRLMGYRQDAACPVCSSH; encoded by the coding sequence ATGGCGCACACATCAGATGAAGGGCAGTTGTTGGATGAAGAGCTGCTGCGTTATGCAAGGCAGATATTATTAGACGGTTGGGATATTGACGCTCAATTACGCTTAAAGTCAGCTCGTGTGGTCATGATAGGGGCAGGCGGGCTTGGTTGTCCTGCTTCTGAGACGCTGGTGCGTGCAGGACTTGGGCACATTCATCTGATAGATAATGACGTCATTGAAGCCAGCAACTTGCAGCGCCAAACGCTGTTTTTACCTGAGGATATCGGTAAACCTAAGGCGCTAACAGCTGCGCAAATGTTAGAGCGTATTAATCCTTTAATTACCGCGAGCGGTACAGTTGCAAGATTAAGCGAAGACAATGCTTATGAATTGCTCGATATGGCGACAGGCAAGCCAGACTTGCTTTTAGATTGCACCGATAATTTTGCTACGCGTGATGTCATCAATCGTATTAGCGTGCGCTATAAAATCCCGCTATTATCTGCCTCAGCGATTGCGATGCAAGGTCAGTTGGCGCTGTTTGAGCCGCAACTAAACACTGGTTGTTATCACTGCGTGTTTGGTTCGGTAGTGCTTGATGCAGCGGCTGACGAGCGTACGTGTGCCAACTCAGGTGTGCTAGCGAGTACCACTGCTATCATGGGTAATTTGCAAGCGAATGCTGCCCTGCAGTATTTGGGATTAACCAAAAATCCACTGACAAATAAGCTATTATTATGGGATGGTAGCCAGATGCAGCAACGGCTGATGGGCTATCGCCAAGATGCTGCGTGTCCTGTCTGTAGCAGTCATTAG
- the prmC gene encoding peptide chain release factor N(5)-glutamine methyltransferase gives MTASTIRQIKQHIQQLTNEAANSKLPSFWLTDWLLYVIDKPAIFLITHEDYQLTDSEFEQFNTGVTKMQQGMPLAYLIGQQEFWSLKFRVNEHTLIPRPDTEILIEQVLTWIKYQPNSVSSPKRLLDLGTGSGCIAISLAHELNTQRSDSKAESWQVVAVDMSPESLKVAQHNAAINDVADIEFIQSSWYDELPSHGELLFDVIVSNPPYIDEEDEHLARLVAEPISALSAPNHGLADIEHIVGQAPKYLRVGGLLAIEHGFDQGDAVRKLFVDSDFESVHTVQDYGGNDRVTLGQIKSSDFC, from the coding sequence ATGACAGCATCGACCATTCGTCAGATAAAGCAGCACATTCAGCAATTGACGAATGAGGCTGCAAATAGCAAGCTACCGTCATTTTGGCTCACCGATTGGCTATTATATGTCATCGATAAGCCTGCGATATTTTTAATAACGCATGAAGATTATCAATTAACTGATAGTGAGTTTGAGCAATTTAATACAGGTGTAACAAAGATGCAGCAAGGAATGCCACTTGCCTATTTGATTGGTCAGCAAGAGTTCTGGTCGTTAAAATTCAGGGTCAATGAGCACACTTTAATTCCGCGACCTGATACTGAGATACTGATTGAGCAAGTATTAACTTGGATAAAATATCAGCCAAACAGTGTCAGCAGCCCAAAACGGTTACTGGATTTAGGGACAGGTTCAGGCTGTATTGCGATTAGTCTCGCTCACGAGTTAAATACGCAGCGTTCAGACAGTAAGGCAGAAAGCTGGCAAGTCGTTGCGGTGGATATGTCGCCAGAATCGCTCAAGGTTGCTCAGCACAATGCAGCTATCAATGATGTTGCTGATATTGAGTTTATACAAAGCAGTTGGTATGACGAGCTGCCCAGTCATGGCGAGCTATTATTTGATGTGATTGTGTCCAACCCTCCTTATATCGATGAGGAAGATGAGCATTTAGCACGCCTTGTAGCCGAACCTATTAGTGCCTTAAGTGCTCCCAATCATGGGCTTGCCGATATAGAGCATATCGTAGGACAGGCACCGAAATACTTGCGTGTCGGTGGGCTACTGGCTATCGAACATGGTTTTGACCAAGGTGATGCCGTTCGCAAGTTGTTTGTAGACAGTGACTTTGAATCTGTGCATACAGTACAAGATTATGGTGGTAATGATCGTGTTACGCTTGGTCAAATTAAGTCATCAGATTTTTGTTAG
- a CDS encoding AmpG family muropeptide MFS transporter, which produces MSAVKSVPPNQPAVKKSWGEAAKAYLDPRVIIMLFLGFSAGIPILLIFSSLSLWLREAGIDRSVVTMFSWAALGYSFKFIWAPLIDALPVPFLTKWLGRRRSWMVVSQLLIIFAIFLMANVNPVSEDVLVYMAGAAVLLGFSSATQDIVIDAYRIELAPPSMQSILSSIYVSGYRIGMIVAGAGALYLADFFGSNETFYSYEAWRNTYYIMAGVMTLGVLTTFASYEPTAETLQTKKQKGNLKVFLIYSALLLIPGLIFGIIYLINILINTVFDSTLAMIPLMVMPAIKFYFLALVACAPLLLLYFIINQPKIINKAPLVAETREDYVRLVALFVFSVIAFIAAYILMGQVLPEFEGAFSSFFVETLHLLISLGVAIVAGYALVQVGLVKKEVAMATWVEPILDFFRRYGKKALLLLALIGLYRISDIVAGVISNVFYQDMGFSKTDIANAVKLVGVIMAIAGGFLGGLLAQRFRMMHAMMIGAILACATNLLFVLLTYNPGSLPFMYVAVIFDNLAAGLASAVFIAFLSALTSIRFTAVQYAIFSSLMTLIPKVMGGYSGAIVDNMGYPFFFIFTFAIGIPILVLIYFVDKHIVIGDNDDIYGDDNNDGSGGNGSSDKLAKANPNLTDTKEPTRASE; this is translated from the coding sequence ATGTCTGCTGTCAAATCTGTGCCACCCAATCAACCAGCTGTCAAAAAATCATGGGGAGAGGCTGCAAAGGCTTATTTAGACCCTCGTGTCATTATCATGTTGTTTTTGGGCTTTTCAGCGGGTATTCCTATACTGCTTATTTTTTCAAGTTTATCACTTTGGCTTAGAGAGGCAGGCATTGATCGTAGTGTTGTGACCATGTTTAGTTGGGCGGCACTGGGTTATTCGTTTAAATTTATTTGGGCGCCATTAATAGATGCGCTTCCTGTGCCATTTTTGACTAAATGGTTGGGTCGTCGTCGCAGTTGGATGGTGGTATCACAGCTGCTTATCATATTTGCTATCTTTTTGATGGCAAATGTTAATCCAGTTAGTGAAGACGTTTTAGTCTACATGGCAGGCGCTGCGGTTTTGCTTGGCTTTTCTTCTGCCACCCAAGATATCGTGATTGATGCTTACCGCATCGAGCTTGCGCCGCCATCGATGCAGTCCATTCTATCCTCTATTTATGTGTCGGGTTATCGTATCGGCATGATCGTTGCGGGGGCAGGCGCGTTATATTTGGCAGATTTTTTTGGCTCGAATGAGACTTTTTATAGTTATGAGGCATGGCGAAATACTTACTACATTATGGCAGGTGTCATGACTTTAGGAGTATTAACCACGTTTGCCAGCTATGAGCCAACGGCTGAAACGTTGCAAACTAAAAAGCAAAAGGGTAACTTAAAAGTATTTCTTATTTATTCTGCTTTATTACTTATCCCAGGTCTGATTTTTGGCATTATTTATCTGATCAATATTTTGATTAATACAGTATTTGATAGCACATTGGCAATGATACCGTTAATGGTCATGCCAGCGATTAAGTTTTACTTTTTGGCATTGGTCGCTTGCGCACCGTTGCTGCTGTTGTATTTCATTATCAATCAACCAAAAATTATTAATAAAGCGCCATTGGTTGCGGAAACTCGTGAAGATTATGTGAGATTGGTGGCGCTATTCGTATTTTCTGTGATCGCTTTTATCGCCGCTTATATATTAATGGGACAAGTACTGCCAGAGTTTGAAGGAGCATTCTCCAGCTTCTTTGTTGAAACATTGCATCTGCTGATAAGCTTGGGTGTAGCGATAGTAGCAGGTTATGCATTGGTACAAGTAGGGTTGGTGAAAAAAGAAGTAGCCATGGCCACTTGGGTCGAGCCGATCTTGGACTTTTTTAGACGCTATGGCAAAAAGGCGTTATTACTATTGGCGCTCATTGGGCTATATCGAATTTCAGACATTGTGGCAGGCGTTATTTCCAACGTTTTTTATCAAGACATGGGCTTTAGTAAAACAGATATTGCCAATGCAGTGAAACTCGTCGGCGTGATTATGGCGATTGCAGGTGGGTTCTTAGGTGGGCTATTGGCACAGCGTTTCCGTATGATGCATGCCATGATGATTGGGGCGATTCTTGCGTGTGCGACCAATTTATTGTTTGTACTACTAACTTACAACCCAGGCAGTTTGCCGTTTATGTATGTTGCGGTCATATTTGATAACTTGGCAGCAGGGCTGGCGAGTGCCGTGTTTATTGCTTTCTTATCCGCTCTAACGTCTATTCGTTTTACGGCAGTGCAGTATGCGATTTTCTCTTCATTAATGACGCTCATTCCCAAGGTGATGGGCGGTTATTCAGGTGCTATCGTCGATAATATGGGCTATCCATTTTTCTTTATCTTTACTTTCGCTATTGGGATTCCGATTTTGGTATTGATTTACTTTGTTGATAAACATATCGTCATTGGTGATAACGATGATATTTATGGCGATGACAACAATGATGGAAGCGGCGGTAATGGAAGCAGTGATAAGTTGGCCAAGGCGAATCCAAACCTGACCGATACCAAAGAGCCAACACGCGCGTCAGAGTAG
- the katG gene encoding catalase/peroxidase HPI → MGGCPVMHQAHTTNASAATDWWPNSLNLDILHQQDHKTNPMDPDFDYAAAFKQLDLEAVKQDLKNLMTESQAWWPADWGHYGGLMIRMAWHSAGTYRRSDGRGGSNTGNQRFAPLNSWPDNVNLDKARRLLWPIKKKYGNKLSWADLMILAGNMAYESMGFKTLGFAGGRTDIWHPEKDIYWGSEREWLAATKNRYEDDNQRESLENPLAAVQMGLIYVNPEGVDGNPDPIKTAQDIRTTFARMSMNDEETVALTAGGHTVGKCHGNGDATLLEDEPEAADIKEQGLGWRNPKGTGNAGDTVSSGIEGAWTTHPTQWDYEYFELLLNHEWALTKSPAGAWQWEPIDIKEEDRPLDAHDPSVRRNPIMTDADMAMIKDPAYRKISENFHQNPEYFDEVFAKAWFKLTHRDLGPKSRYLGADVPSEDFTWQDPIPQGNVNLSADDIAILKAQILGSGIDHREFIITAWDSARTFRASDYRGGANGARIRLAPQKDWLGNEPEQLARVLEAFTAIQTNFDKDVSIADLVVLAGNTAIEKAAANAGVQIEVPFDAGRGDASDEMTETESFSDLEPRHDGYRNWIKGSYAISPEEMLLDRTQLMGLTAPEMVVLIGGMRVLDTNYAQSQQGVFTERAGTLSNDFFVNLTDMSYSWHPVKTDNNDAPALYEVRERATGNVKWQASRVDLVFGSNSILRAYAELYAQDDNLEKFVHDFVNAWNKVMNADRFR, encoded by the coding sequence ATGGGTGGCTGTCCTGTCATGCACCAAGCACATACTACGAACGCCTCGGCAGCAACCGACTGGTGGCCGAATAGCTTAAATTTAGATATCTTGCATCAGCAGGATCACAAAACCAATCCAATGGATCCTGACTTTGATTATGCAGCAGCCTTTAAGCAATTAGATTTAGAAGCCGTCAAGCAAGATTTAAAAAATCTAATGACTGAGTCACAAGCATGGTGGCCTGCAGATTGGGGTCATTATGGTGGGTTGATGATTCGTATGGCTTGGCATTCTGCCGGTACTTATCGACGCTCCGACGGCCGCGGTGGTTCTAACACTGGTAATCAACGCTTTGCGCCATTAAACAGTTGGCCGGACAATGTCAACTTGGACAAAGCACGTCGTCTATTATGGCCAATCAAGAAAAAATATGGTAACAAACTTTCTTGGGCAGATTTGATGATACTAGCGGGTAATATGGCTTACGAATCTATGGGCTTTAAGACGTTAGGTTTCGCTGGTGGACGTACCGATATTTGGCATCCAGAAAAAGATATCTATTGGGGTTCTGAGCGTGAATGGCTGGCGGCTACCAAAAATCGTTATGAAGATGATAATCAGCGTGAATCACTAGAAAACCCTTTAGCAGCGGTACAGATGGGCTTGATTTATGTCAACCCTGAAGGTGTCGATGGCAACCCTGATCCAATCAAAACAGCACAAGACATCCGCACCACTTTTGCTCGCATGTCAATGAATGATGAAGAAACGGTCGCCTTGACGGCTGGTGGTCACACGGTTGGTAAATGTCATGGTAATGGTGACGCTACCTTATTAGAAGATGAGCCAGAAGCGGCTGACATCAAAGAGCAAGGTCTAGGTTGGCGCAATCCTAAAGGTACAGGTAATGCTGGCGACACCGTCTCAAGTGGTATCGAGGGCGCATGGACCACGCATCCAACCCAATGGGATTATGAATATTTCGAGTTATTGCTAAATCATGAGTGGGCACTGACTAAGAGTCCTGCTGGTGCTTGGCAATGGGAACCTATCGATATCAAGGAAGAGGATCGCCCTTTAGATGCACATGATCCAAGTGTACGCCGCAACCCAATCATGACCGATGCTGATATGGCAATGATTAAAGACCCTGCTTATCGTAAAATTTCAGAGAACTTTCATCAAAATCCAGAATATTTCGATGAAGTATTTGCAAAAGCTTGGTTTAAGCTTACCCATCGTGATTTGGGGCCAAAATCTCGCTATTTAGGGGCGGATGTGCCAAGCGAGGACTTCACTTGGCAGGATCCAATTCCACAAGGCAATGTTAATCTGAGCGCTGATGATATTGCGATCTTAAAAGCACAGATACTAGGCAGTGGTATCGACCATCGCGAATTTATTATTACCGCTTGGGATAGCGCTCGTACATTCCGCGCCTCAGACTATCGCGGCGGCGCCAATGGTGCACGCATTCGTTTAGCCCCGCAAAAAGACTGGCTAGGTAATGAGCCTGAGCAATTGGCTCGCGTACTTGAGGCGTTCACTGCCATCCAGACGAACTTTGATAAAGACGTCAGCATCGCGGATTTAGTGGTACTCGCTGGTAACACCGCCATTGAAAAAGCAGCAGCTAATGCAGGTGTGCAAATTGAAGTACCATTCGATGCGGGTCGTGGCGATGCGAGCGATGAGATGACTGAAACAGAGAGCTTCTCTGATTTAGAGCCACGACATGATGGCTACCGTAACTGGATCAAAGGCAGCTATGCCATATCACCTGAAGAGATGCTATTAGATCGTACTCAGCTGATGGGCTTGACTGCACCCGAAATGGTCGTTTTAATCGGTGGTATGCGTGTCTTGGATACCAACTACGCTCAGAGCCAACAAGGCGTCTTTACTGAGCGTGCGGGGACACTTAGCAATGACTTCTTTGTGAACTTGACGGACATGAGCTATTCTTGGCATCCCGTTAAGACAGACAACAATGACGCCCCTGCTCTCTATGAAGTGCGTGAGCGTGCTACTGGCAATGTAAAATGGCAAGCCAGCCGCGTAGACCTAGTGTTTGGCTCAAACTCCATACTACGCGCTTACGCTGAGCTTTACGCACAGGACGATAACCTAGAAAAATTCGTTCATGACTTTGTAAATGCTTGGAATAAAGTGATGAATGCGGATCGTTTTCGCTAA
- a CDS encoding LysR substrate-binding domain-containing protein, translating into MAIDVVVNQRHLQIQLKQLETVWHTVINGYNLSQAATVLHTSQSSLSKHIAALENQLKTEVFVRQGKRLTGLTTMGTALMPHIESIFAEIRTIENLSLDFNNPNIGTLTIATTHTQARYVLPQVVKEFKERFPKVNLILQQADPETIAQMVIRGQADIGIATESLLHNNYLRCYRYYDWTHRVIVPSDHELANHESVDLPTLASYPIVTYHGGFTGRGAIDKTFEEAGLEPDIVLAALDADVISTYVGLGLGIGIIAEMAFEPSHYQNLTAIPVDHFGRFTSWMAVRDDAEIRQYGRAFMELCQKQFSQ; encoded by the coding sequence ATGGCAATCGACGTAGTGGTCAATCAGCGGCATTTACAAATCCAGCTCAAGCAGTTGGAGACAGTATGGCATACGGTGATTAATGGCTATAACTTAAGTCAGGCGGCGACCGTACTGCACACCAGTCAATCTAGCCTATCAAAACATATTGCGGCACTTGAAAATCAGCTCAAAACGGAAGTATTCGTCCGTCAAGGCAAACGCCTAACGGGTCTTACGACCATGGGCACAGCACTAATGCCGCATATCGAATCTATCTTCGCCGAGATCCGTACGATTGAAAACCTAAGTCTCGATTTTAATAATCCGAATATTGGCACGCTGACGATTGCCACCACTCACACGCAAGCGCGATATGTATTGCCACAAGTCGTCAAAGAGTTTAAAGAGCGTTTCCCCAAAGTCAACCTAATACTACAACAAGCGGATCCAGAGACCATCGCGCAGATGGTCATTCGCGGGCAGGCAGATATTGGCATTGCAACCGAGTCTTTACTTCATAACAATTATTTACGCTGCTATCGCTATTATGACTGGACGCATCGCGTCATTGTGCCAAGCGATCACGAACTGGCCAATCACGAGTCTGTGGATTTGCCGACCCTCGCCAGCTATCCGATTGTGACCTATCACGGTGGCTTTACGGGGCGCGGTGCGATTGACAAAACTTTTGAAGAAGCAGGATTGGAACCAGATATCGTGCTAGCAGCGCTCGATGCTGATGTAATCAGTACTTACGTAGGTCTGGGCTTGGGTATCGGTATTATCGCAGAGATGGCGTTTGAACCGAGTCACTATCAAAATTTAACCGCGATACCTGTGGATCACTTTGGGCGCTTTACCAGTTGGATGGCGGTACGTGATGATGCAGAAATTCGTCAGTATGGTCGGGCATTTATGGAACTGTGTCAAAAACAATTTAGCCAGTAA
- a CDS encoding LLM class flavin-dependent oxidoreductase has protein sequence MSNAIPLSFLDLAPVPEGKTIAEGIAQTVETAQQAEKFGLNRYWMAEHHNMPGIASAATSVLLAHIGSQTKHIRIGAGGVMLPNHAPLVIAEQFGTLQALYGDRIDLGLGRAPGTDGATFQALRRQMQDADRFPQDVQELMYFLGNGTDNSPVQAFPGAKSNVPIWILGSSLFGATLAAHLGLPYVFASHFAPQMLGQAITAYREQFRPSAYLDKPYVMLAANLLLADDDATAQYHFTSAQQSFVRLRRGETGQMPKPTHDMDSIWSPAEKMMVDSALSVSFIGSVETVKPKLAAFLAQHEPDELIVTANVYDQAARMRSLELTPELNLFTLQ, from the coding sequence ATGAGTAACGCTATTCCCTTATCCTTTTTAGACCTAGCACCCGTGCCTGAAGGTAAAACCATCGCAGAAGGCATTGCCCAAACGGTTGAGACAGCACAGCAAGCAGAAAAATTCGGCTTAAACCGTTATTGGATGGCAGAGCATCACAATATGCCGGGCATCGCCAGTGCAGCGACGTCAGTACTACTAGCGCATATCGGTAGTCAAACCAAGCATATACGTATTGGTGCTGGTGGTGTGATGCTTCCGAACCATGCACCGCTCGTCATCGCTGAGCAATTTGGCACTTTGCAGGCATTATATGGCGATCGCATAGATTTAGGGCTGGGTCGTGCGCCGGGTACTGATGGCGCAACCTTTCAGGCACTACGCCGTCAGATGCAAGATGCTGATCGCTTTCCGCAAGACGTCCAAGAATTGATGTACTTTTTAGGGAACGGTACAGATAATAGCCCAGTACAGGCATTTCCTGGGGCAAAGTCAAACGTTCCTATCTGGATATTAGGCTCTTCTCTTTTTGGGGCTACGTTAGCGGCGCATCTAGGACTTCCTTATGTGTTTGCCTCACACTTTGCACCGCAAATGCTTGGGCAAGCGATTACAGCTTATCGTGAACAGTTCAGACCATCAGCCTATTTAGATAAGCCTTATGTCATGCTGGCAGCCAATTTATTACTCGCCGATGACGATGCTACTGCACAGTATCATTTTACCTCTGCGCAGCAAAGCTTCGTACGCTTGCGCCGTGGTGAGACAGGTCAAATGCCGAAACCTACTCACGATATGGACAGTATCTGGAGCCCTGCTGAAAAAATGATGGTGGATAGCGCATTGTCAGTGTCATTCATCGGTTCTGTGGAAACTGTCAAACCGAAACTGGCGGCATTCCTTGCTCAGCATGAGCCAGACGAGCTGATTGTGACGGCTAACGTTTACGATCAGGCAGCGCGCATGCGTTCACTGGAACTTACACCTGAGTTAAATTTATTTACTTTACAATGA
- a CDS encoding ornithine cyclodeaminase family protein → MQLLNKAIVAEHLNMQSAIGAIEALLHQQAAHPNWIKAPERLVIDTFSEDDTHRSGSHLSMPATIYDGKNEYTAVKLVTICPDNPSRNLPTTTAIITVSNNDTGEILAIMDGVYITQVRTAALSGIATKYMAKPDCQSVAVVGCGGMAYEQLHAVMTVRPEIKTVYLWNRSREGAEIFKVKFTRDYPQWDVTITVCENINDAVHDADVINVATRATEGLFDLNHIKSDVHINAVGAYQPSMKEISNDVIANSRMVVVDDLVGSRHEAGDLIQAHDSIDCAWTWDDLSGDLQALVTGALQEKTAKSNHGVTLFKSVGAASFDAAVALYVAQQAAQKNLGSSIEW, encoded by the coding sequence TTGCAATTACTAAACAAAGCAATCGTGGCCGAACATCTCAATATGCAATCTGCCATTGGGGCGATAGAAGCATTGTTACATCAACAGGCAGCGCATCCCAATTGGATCAAAGCACCTGAACGTTTGGTCATTGACACTTTTAGTGAAGATGACACTCATCGTTCAGGTTCGCATTTATCAATGCCTGCGACGATTTATGATGGTAAGAATGAGTATACCGCCGTAAAATTGGTCACCATTTGTCCTGATAATCCGAGCCGAAATTTACCAACCACAACGGCGATTATTACCGTGTCAAACAATGATACTGGTGAAATATTGGCAATTATGGATGGGGTTTATATTACCCAAGTGCGTACCGCAGCATTGTCAGGTATCGCCACCAAATATATGGCAAAGCCTGATTGTCAAAGTGTGGCGGTGGTCGGTTGTGGCGGCATGGCTTATGAGCAGTTACATGCGGTAATGACAGTACGTCCTGAGATTAAAACAGTATATTTATGGAATAGAAGCAGGGAAGGCGCTGAGATTTTTAAAGTGAAATTTACTCGTGATTATCCGCAATGGGACGTTACTATAACGGTTTGCGAAAATATCAATGATGCTGTCCATGATGCAGATGTTATCAATGTCGCAACCCGCGCAACAGAAGGTTTGTTTGATCTCAACCATATTAAATCTGATGTACACATCAACGCAGTCGGCGCCTATCAGCCTTCAATGAAAGAGATAAGCAATGATGTCATTGCAAACAGTCGCATGGTCGTTGTCGATGATTTGGTTGGCAGTCGTCATGAAGCGGGCGATTTAATCCAAGCTCACGATAGTATCGATTGTGCATGGACATGGGACGACCTCAGTGGTGACTTACAAGCACTAGTCACAGGGGCGCTACAAGAAAAAACCGCTAAGTCTAATCATGGTGTTACGTTATTTAAATCGGTTGGTGCAGCCAGTTTTGATGCAGCAGTCGCTCTATATGTCGCACAACAAGCCGCACAAAAAAATCTTGGCTCGTCAATTGAATGGTAA